GGCCTACTATCAACAACAGGCAGATTATGAGATGGATATCGTTTTAGACGACAAAAACTCTAGGTTGTCGGGTTACGAAACCATTACATATACCAACAATTCTCCAGATGTGCTAAGGTATTTGTGGGTACAGTTGGAGCAAAATAAAAGAGCAAAAGATTCTAAATCGCCGTTAATTGAAACCAGTGGAGTGGCGCCTGTAATGCTTCCAAATGCTTTTACTTCAGAGTACATGAGAACGCCTTTAGAACGTGGTTTTAATATTTTAGAGGTAACAGGCACCAATGGAGAGCAGCTCGATTATATGATAAACCGAACCATGATGCGTGTTGAATTGCCCGAGCCGCTTCAAACGGGTGATAAATTTTCATTTTCCATAAAATGGTGGTACAATATTAATGAGCATACCATAGAAGGTGGGCGTTCTGGCTATGAATATTTTCCAAAGGATGGTAATAAAGCTTATGTGATTGCTCAGTTTTTCCCAAGAATGGCGGTTTACAGCGATGTGGAAGGTTGGCAAAATTCACAATTTTGGGGGCGCGATGAGTTTGCTTTGCCTTTTGGAGATTACGAAGTGAACATTACCGTACCTGCCGATCATATTTTGGATGGAACCGGAGTACTGACCAATAGAAAGGAAGTTTATTCCAAAAGGATGTTACAGCGTTATGAAGCAGCAAAAAAATCTTATGATGAACCAGTTGTAATCGTGTCTCAAGAGGAGGCTGAAGCTGCCGAAAAAGGCTTTTCCGAAGAAACAAAAACCTGGAAACTTAAAGCAGAAAATGTTCGTGATTTTGGCTTTGCAACGTCCAGAAAGTTTATTTTGGATATGATGGCCGTTAAAATTGGCGCTAAGGATGTTATGGCAGTTTCTATGTACCCAAAAGAAGGAAATCCGCTTTGGGAACAATGGTCAACCAAAGCCGTGGCAAGTACTTTAAAGTCATACTCAAGAATGACCTTTGATTATCCATACCATAAAGCAATTTCTGTGCATGCCAAACAACAAGGTATGGAATACCCGATGATTTGTTGGAATTATGGGCGCCCAAAAGAAGACGGTACTTACAGCGACCGTGTAAAATATGGTATGATGGGAGTTATTATCCATGAGGTGGGACACAACTTTTTCCCGATGATTGTTAATAGTGATGAGCGCCAATGGACCTGGATGGACGAAGGCCTTAATACGTTTGTTCAATATGTAGCCGAACAGGATTTTGGAGAAAAATATCCCTCGGCGTTGTCTGCTGGAGATACACATTTTCCATCAGATCGTGGGCCTGCAAAAATGATTGTGCCGTACATGGGTGGTAACCAAGATTTTATAGCGCCTATAATGACCAAAGGGCTTAACACCTATCAGTTTGGGAATAACGCTTACGGAAAACCGGCAACTGCACTTAATATTTTAAGAGAAACCGTTATGGGGCGCGAATTATTTGATTACGCATTTAAGGAATATGCCAATAGATGGAAATTTAAACACCCAACACCTGAAGACTTTTTTAGAACCATGGAAGACGCTTCTGCATTTGATTTAGATTGGTTTTGGAGAGGTTGGTTTTATACTACAGACTGGGTGGATATTGGTGTAAAAGATGTTAAAAAATATTATGTGTCCGAAGAGCCCAACGAATACATGAGAAACCTCATGAAAGAAAGAGGGATAAAAAGAAGCCAGTTGAAGCCCCTTGTTTATTTGGTTGAAGAAGGAAGCAAGGATTTTAAGGAAAAAATGAAGAAAAATACACTCTTGGAAAGCTCAAAGCCTTTACAAGAGTACATAATGGATAACTTTACACCAGAGGAACGCAAAAACATCAAAGAACCAAAATATTTTTATAATGTGACCTTTGAAAAGCCAGGAGGTCTGGTAATGCCTATTATAGTTAAATATAACTATGCAGATGGAACTTCAAGACAGGAGACCTACCCCGCGCAAATCTGGAGGTTTAATGATAATGAGGTGAGTAAGGCCATTGCTTCAGATAAAGAAATTGTGGGTATTGAAATAGACCCTAACGAAGAAACGGCAGATATTGATGTCTCAAACAATTCTTGGCCAAAAAAGGAACAAATGAGTGATTTCGATCAGTTTAAAGAGCGGATAAAAGGATAGTAATGATAAAATAAATTAAAAGAGCCGATTTTTAAAATCGGCTTTTTTTTATTCTGATAAAACAACTTAGTATATTTGTAACGTGATACAACAAGCAACATTTTTATTCATCAGTGGTGCTGAAATAGCATTTATACTATTTATTGCTATAATGGTTTTTGGTGCCGATAAATTACCTGAAATAGCGCGTGGCCTAGGAAAGGGAATGCGAACTCTAAAAGATGCTACCAACGATATTAAGCACGAAATCACCAAAACAGCCGATAAAAACGGTATTGATACCAGCATAACAAAAGATGTAAAAAAGGAGTTGGATCAAGTAAAAGACGATTTAGAAGATTTTACGGGCTCAATTAAACGGAAGTTTTAACCGTTCGTTTGTGATTCAATAATCAGTTCAGATATACAAAAAAAATCATAGGGATAATCTCAGAATGGTAGCCCTCCCCCTAAATAATTACCAAACTCTTTCCTTCTATAGCATTTTTATCAAGAACTTGTGCTACTTTTTTAAGAGCACCTTCAAAAAATTAAAGCGATAGTTGGGCTAGCCATCATCTGTAACGATAAATATCAATAGGATTTGTCTATAATAAGTTTTCCTGAATGTAAATTGCTGTTAGTTGGAGTTATAATTTTATAAATGTATAAACCACTACCAATATTTTTTATCTCAATTTTTTCGGTTGAATTTTTAATCCAATTTTTACTTCGATGAACCAGAGCTCCATTAAGAGTATAAATGAATATTTTTTTGCTGTCTGTGTTTTTTGAACTTAGGTAAAAGTAATTTTTAAAAGGAATTGGATGGATTTTAAATTCGTTATCACTTTTTTTTTCAAAGGAATTAACAGATAGTGTGTTTTCAAATGTTGTTTCATTTGAAATAAGCACTGTTGAACGGTTTTCATCGCTTTGCAAGCCAACTTTATAGGTTCCAGAATCTGGATTAGATAGTGTTTGGTTTTTTCCTTCATTTATTTCTTCAATAGGGGTATCAAACAAATACCATTGATAGCTGGCCGATTCTGGAGCGGTAAGTGTATTGCTAAATTCAGTAATATTAGTTTTTTCGGTAGTAAGTATTTCATAAATGTAATTTGCTATTTCTGATGCTCCAGTTGCATTAGGATGTATGCCGTCCGATAAAAACATTGCATTTTTATCTGACATATGGGTATACATGTCAACAAGATTAACACACTCGTCAATGGCAACCTGTTTAATTTTTGGGTTCACTTCATTTTTTATTGTAGCATCTGAAATTTCCCATATTTCTTTATAAGCAGGAGGTACTAAGCATGCATAAATTTCAGGTTTAGAGTCGAGCGATTTAAAAGATTTAATCATATCTACATAATCGCCGTAAAAGTCATCTTTATGAGGTGTCCAATTGGTGTTTAATTTAGAGTCATTTGTGCCCAACATAATGATAACGATATCAGGATTTAAAGCTAGAGCTTGTGTATAAGCAGGTTCATTCCAATAAGGTCTATCTCCATTTTTTAGCATCGTTCTAGCGCTCACACCAAAGTTTGAGATTGAGTAGCCATTTCCTAATAAAACTTGAAGTCTTGCTGGATAACTTTGCGTTGAAGGTGATGAAAGGCCATAGCCATAAGTAATACTGTTTCCCACACAAGCTACTTTTACTTGAGCATGAATGGCTATAGCAGTAACAAGGAAAAAGTTAAGTGAAAAAATAATTTTTTGAATTTGCTTCACAAGGTTTTATGTTTAAGTGAGAAAGAAGTTATTGGTTTTTTAGATTTTGAAAATACAATGAATTTTTATTTCATACAATTGCTAAATTTTTCTACTGATGGTTAACCCATCTCTAATGGGTAGTATAACGGTTTCAACACGTGGGTCAACTTTTAAAAGCATGTTGTATTCAATGAGTGCAGGTGTGGAGGTGTCATCTTTTTTAAAGCTTGTCTCAAGTACTTTTCCGCTCCAAAGTACATTGTCAGACAGAATGATGCCGCCTGGGTTTAACTTATTGATAATCACCTCAAAGTAGTTGGCATAGTTTTCTTTGTCGGCATCGATAAACACCAAATCATAGGTCTTGTTTAATTTGGGTATAATATCAAGTGCATTTCCTAAATGCTGAGAAATCTGTTCTCCAAACCCAGATTTATCGAAATATTTCCTTTGAAAATCATATAATTCCTCATTAACATCGATGGTATCTATAGTTCCGTTTTTTTGAAGGCCTTCAGCTAAGCACAGTGCAGAATACCCAGTGTAAGTACCTATTTCCAAAATATTTTTTGGGCTTATCAATTTCGATATCATGCTTAAAACTCTTCCTTGGTAATGCCCGCTTAACATTCGAGGCTGTAATATTTTTTGATAGGTTTCGCGGTTTAATTGTTGTAACAGTTCTGGTTCGTTTTCAGAATGGTGTACAACATATTCGTCGATATTTTCAGGTATAAAATGCATTAGTTTAATATTCTGTGAATTAATTTTTGTTTGGCTGCTTCGTCATCTCCACACAACCATTGTATTACGTTTTCTTCCCACATGGCATCATGTTCGGTTTGAGAAATGATGTTTCGCTCTTTGGCCAAATCTAAAATTTTTCCTGGGTACGACGATTGTTGTGTGCTTTCCATTTCACCCAACGGATATGGGTCGTCCAATCCCATTAAAACTTGTTTGGCGCCGTGGTTTTTTATCAATAACTCCAAGCCTCCCGTATCGTGTACTAAGGTGTCAAAAAAAATATTTTTGTGGCCTACGGCTTTTCTGGGGTGGTGCTTGCCTTCAAATAAATCGGGACGGCCATCAAAGCCTTGAATCCGTCTTCCTAGGTTTATTTGTGCCAATTGGCCGCCATGGGCGAAACAGGTTCTCATGTTCGGATACTTTTCTTGATAGCCGTTAAGGGTTAAAAAATGATAAGCATCACCACATTGGGCAAGCATCCAAATTAGGTGAAAACGCCAAGCTGTATTTTCGAGTTTAATAAACTTTTCGCCATCATAAGGATGAATTTCAACTGCTAGATTATATTGATTGGCCATCTCAAAAATGGGTTCGTTCTCTTCGTCAAAAATACATCGCCAAGTACCAATCGTGTCCATGTAATGCGTGGGCAAACACAACAGTTGCATACCGTGCTCTTCAACGCAGCGTTCTATTTCCCAACAAGCGCTCCTTACAAATCCAGGGTGTACAACAAAACCACAAGTAAATTTGCTGGGGTAATCGTGCTGAATACGTGCATTAAAATCATTTTGAAAACGCAGTGCTTTTTTCATTTCCTCAACCCGTAAACCATTACCGTAAAGTTGAGATAGGTTTAAAACTACAGCGTGGTCGATGTTGTAACGCGACATCCAATCTAGTTTTTCGTGGAGGAAAAAACTCGAATCGGTTACAGGTCGGCTCCAATCTTTTTGGAGCATAAATTTTCGGTCTTTATCTACCCAAAAAATACCCTTTTCGCGCATGTATTCTGGGATTTCCTCGGGGTAAGGAAGTAGATGCGAATGGCCATTTATGCGAAGCTTACGATTTTCCATAATTTATTTGTCGTGGTATACTTTTGTCTTGGTAGTACTTCGTCATAATTTTTTAGTAATGACAAATTTTATAATACTTAATCTTTGAGTTTAACCTTTTTTGGTGGCTGCATGATTTCGCCACAATTCGGGCAACTACGTTTATCTTTATCGCTGTAATAATTGTCGAATATTTTGGGCATATCGGTTTCAATGTCTTCAAGGGTGAAATCTTCCTCATAGAGTTTGGTAGTACAATTTTCACAAAACCACATCAGGGCATCTTTCATGCCTTTTGGTCGCTTGTATTCTATAACGAGTCCAACGGTGTTGGCACCGCGTTGTGGTGAATGTGGTACTTTTGGCGGTAGTAAATAAATGTCACCTTCTTTAATATGGACATCTTTAGGCTTGCCGTTGTCGATTATTTTTAAAACAATATCGCCTTCCACTTGATAGAAAAATTCGGGTGTTTCGTTGTAGTGATAGTCTTTTCGGTTGTTAGGACCGCCAACGACCATCACGATAAAATCGCCATCTTTCCATACCACTTTATTGCTAA
This genomic stretch from Flavobacteriaceae bacterium GSB9 harbors:
- a CDS encoding M1 family metallopeptidase, whose amino-acid sequence is MVSFAVISQNQVVNQEKKGHTNTNKFKQLYDEFSTPNMFRSASGAPGPAYYQQQADYEMDIVLDDKNSRLSGYETITYTNNSPDVLRYLWVQLEQNKRAKDSKSPLIETSGVAPVMLPNAFTSEYMRTPLERGFNILEVTGTNGEQLDYMINRTMMRVELPEPLQTGDKFSFSIKWWYNINEHTIEGGRSGYEYFPKDGNKAYVIAQFFPRMAVYSDVEGWQNSQFWGRDEFALPFGDYEVNITVPADHILDGTGVLTNRKEVYSKRMLQRYEAAKKSYDEPVVIVSQEEAEAAEKGFSEETKTWKLKAENVRDFGFATSRKFILDMMAVKIGAKDVMAVSMYPKEGNPLWEQWSTKAVASTLKSYSRMTFDYPYHKAISVHAKQQGMEYPMICWNYGRPKEDGTYSDRVKYGMMGVIIHEVGHNFFPMIVNSDERQWTWMDEGLNTFVQYVAEQDFGEKYPSALSAGDTHFPSDRGPAKMIVPYMGGNQDFIAPIMTKGLNTYQFGNNAYGKPATALNILRETVMGRELFDYAFKEYANRWKFKHPTPEDFFRTMEDASAFDLDWFWRGWFYTTDWVDIGVKDVKKYYVSEEPNEYMRNLMKERGIKRSQLKPLVYLVEEGSKDFKEKMKKNTLLESSKPLQEYIMDNFTPEERKNIKEPKYFYNVTFEKPGGLVMPIIVKYNYADGTSRQETYPAQIWRFNDNEVSKAIASDKEIVGIEIDPNEETADIDVSNNSWPKKEQMSDFDQFKERIKG
- a CDS encoding twin-arginine translocase TatA/TatE family subunit; protein product: MIQQATFLFISGAEIAFILFIAIMVFGADKLPEIARGLGKGMRTLKDATNDIKHEITKTADKNGIDTSITKDVKKELDQVKDDLEDFTGSIKRKF
- a CDS encoding GDSL-type esterase/lipase family protein; translation: MKQIQKIIFSLNFFLVTAIAIHAQVKVACVGNSITYGYGLSSPSTQSYPARLQVLLGNGYSISNFGVSARTMLKNGDRPYWNEPAYTQALALNPDIVIIMLGTNDSKLNTNWTPHKDDFYGDYVDMIKSFKSLDSKPEIYACLVPPAYKEIWEISDATIKNEVNPKIKQVAIDECVNLVDMYTHMSDKNAMFLSDGIHPNATGASEIANYIYEILTTEKTNITEFSNTLTAPESASYQWYLFDTPIEEINEGKNQTLSNPDSGTYKVGLQSDENRSTVLISNETTFENTLSVNSFEKKSDNEFKIHPIPFKNYFYLSSKNTDSKKIFIYTLNGALVHRSKNWIKNSTEKIEIKNIGSGLYIYKIITPTNSNLHSGKLIIDKSY
- a CDS encoding O-methyltransferase → MHFIPENIDEYVVHHSENEPELLQQLNRETYQKILQPRMLSGHYQGRVLSMISKLISPKNILEIGTYTGYSALCLAEGLQKNGTIDTIDVNEELYDFQRKYFDKSGFGEQISQHLGNALDIIPKLNKTYDLVFIDADKENYANYFEVIINKLNPGGIILSDNVLWSGKVLETSFKKDDTSTPALIEYNMLLKVDPRVETVILPIRDGLTISRKI
- a CDS encoding amidohydrolase codes for the protein MENRKLRINGHSHLLPYPEEIPEYMREKGIFWVDKDRKFMLQKDWSRPVTDSSFFLHEKLDWMSRYNIDHAVVLNLSQLYGNGLRVEEMKKALRFQNDFNARIQHDYPSKFTCGFVVHPGFVRSACWEIERCVEEHGMQLLCLPTHYMDTIGTWRCIFDEENEPIFEMANQYNLAVEIHPYDGEKFIKLENTAWRFHLIWMLAQCGDAYHFLTLNGYQEKYPNMRTCFAHGGQLAQINLGRRIQGFDGRPDLFEGKHHPRKAVGHKNIFFDTLVHDTGGLELLIKNHGAKQVLMGLDDPYPLGEMESTQQSSYPGKILDLAKERNIISQTEHDAMWEENVIQWLCGDDEAAKQKLIHRILN
- a CDS encoding 3-hydroxyanthranilate 3,4-dioxygenase, with the translated sequence MSKLVSPLNFKDWIEENRHLLKPPVSNKVVWKDGDFIVMVVGGPNNRKDYHYNETPEFFYQVEGDIVLKIIDNGKPKDVHIKEGDIYLLPPKVPHSPQRGANTVGLVIEYKRPKGMKDALMWFCENCTTKLYEEDFTLEDIETDMPKIFDNYYSDKDKRSCPNCGEIMQPPKKVKLKD